The Micromonospora sp. Llam0 genome contains a region encoding:
- a CDS encoding R3H domain-containing nucleic acid-binding protein, producing the protein MTDTSLPSADPSVDEEVVPARAADSADDRPGDADDAGTDEADEDAAGKDASAPASAATDSDLFQQSEVAADYVEGLLDILDYDGDIDELVSGGRPVVEVVGGQLSALVGQRGATLEALQELTRLAVFRQTGSPSRLLLDVGGYRNNRRKELAAVAKNAVEKVKEYGEPVRLEPMSAFERKCVHDVVNALDGVLSESEGVEPTRRIVVRPAD; encoded by the coding sequence GTGACCGATACCAGCCTGCCCAGTGCCGACCCGTCTGTCGACGAGGAGGTTGTCCCGGCCCGGGCCGCCGACAGCGCCGACGACCGTCCCGGTGACGCCGACGACGCGGGCACCGACGAGGCTGACGAGGACGCGGCCGGCAAGGACGCGTCAGCGCCCGCTTCCGCCGCCACCGACAGCGACCTGTTCCAGCAGAGCGAAGTCGCCGCCGACTACGTCGAGGGACTACTGGACATCCTCGACTACGACGGCGACATCGACGAGTTGGTCTCCGGTGGCCGTCCTGTGGTGGAGGTGGTCGGCGGGCAACTCAGTGCCCTGGTCGGGCAGCGGGGTGCCACTCTGGAGGCGCTCCAGGAGCTGACCAGGCTCGCGGTCTTCCGGCAGACCGGATCGCCGAGCCGGCTGCTGCTGGACGTCGGCGGCTACCGGAACAACCGGCGCAAGGAGTTGGCTGCGGTGGCGAAGAACGCGGTGGAGAAGGTCAAGGAGTACGGCGAGCCGGTGCGGCTGGAGCCGATGTCCGCCTTCGAGCGCAAGTGCGTACACGACGTGGTGAACGCGCTCGACGGCGTGCTGAGCGAGTCCGAGGGCGTCGAACCGACCCGGCGCATCGTCGTCCGTCCGGCCGACTGA
- the rsmG gene encoding 16S rRNA (guanine(527)-N(7))-methyltransferase RsmG has protein sequence MTDLPEQTDRAATGPDGNPSGPVPSGAARLASPPDSAREIFGAEQLRLAVRYAGLLASEGLLRGLIGPREVPRLWERHLFNCAVVGELVPDGATVLDVGSGAGLPGLVLAVARPDLTVILVEPLARRTAFLVEAVSVLGLADRVEVKRGRAEELRRDFPAGAAPVVTARAVAPLDRLAGWCLPLVEPGGRLLAMKGDSAGAEITEHRAAVIRSGGGDPVLRRCGERWLDPPTTVVEIERCAPAPGVAGRRRSERGDRVRPRSSRRTRG, from the coding sequence ATGACTGATCTGCCCGAGCAGACTGATCGGGCGGCGACCGGCCCGGACGGGAATCCGTCCGGGCCGGTTCCGTCGGGAGCGGCCCGGCTGGCGTCGCCCCCTGATTCCGCCCGCGAGATTTTCGGCGCCGAGCAGCTGCGGCTGGCGGTCCGGTACGCCGGCCTGCTGGCCTCGGAAGGACTACTCCGTGGACTCATCGGACCGCGCGAGGTGCCCCGGCTCTGGGAGCGGCACCTGTTCAACTGCGCGGTCGTCGGCGAACTCGTCCCCGACGGAGCGACGGTGCTCGACGTCGGCTCCGGGGCCGGTCTACCCGGGCTGGTCCTGGCCGTGGCACGCCCGGATCTGACCGTCATCCTGGTCGAGCCGTTGGCCCGGCGCACCGCCTTTCTCGTCGAGGCGGTATCGGTCCTCGGCCTCGCCGACCGGGTCGAGGTGAAGCGTGGCCGGGCCGAGGAACTACGCCGCGACTTCCCCGCCGGGGCGGCGCCGGTGGTCACCGCGCGGGCGGTGGCCCCACTCGACCGGCTGGCCGGCTGGTGCCTGCCGCTGGTCGAGCCCGGTGGACGGTTGCTCGCCATGAAGGGCGATTCGGCCGGGGCGGAGATCACCGAGCACCGAGCGGCGGTGATCCGCTCGGGCGGCGGTGATCCGGTGCTGCGTCGCTGCGGCGAACGATGGCTCGACCCGCCGACCACCGTGGTGGAGATCGAGCGGTGTGCTCCGGCACCCGGGGTGGCTGGTCGACGTCGCTCGGAGCGCGGCGACCGAGTGCGGCCGCGTTCGTCGCGGCGGACCCGGGGGTGA
- the yidC gene encoding membrane protein insertase YidC — MSLDWIYWAISWILLFWHSAWDRIGVPSTEVLGTNWSWILAIIFLVVTVRVILFPVFVKQIKSQRAMQALQPKVKELQEKHKGDRETLQKEMMELYRKEKANPLMGCLPMFLQIPVFLGLFHILRRLNPEQTRNVDLYGWTADQFYEASRASLFTAPLAGRFGSTADELAAMGASGTTVKVIAGILVIVMIVTTYLTSRQMILKTGWAEDPQQKMIQRLMLYGIPASLLISGAIFPIGVIIYWVVNNMVTLGQQQWVLRKFPPPPMPAGKGKPAAKSAPAAKSSGRPAAKSGAAQSRKPGTTDAKPKSAGVFARRGNGAEAAAPEPAPVREGLKPKPGAKPVNPKKRRPAKRPG, encoded by the coding sequence TTGAGTCTCGACTGGATCTACTGGGCCATCTCGTGGATCCTCCTGTTCTGGCACTCGGCCTGGGACCGGATCGGTGTGCCGTCGACCGAGGTGCTCGGCACCAACTGGTCGTGGATCCTGGCCATCATCTTCCTGGTGGTCACGGTCCGGGTGATCCTGTTCCCGGTCTTCGTCAAGCAGATCAAGTCACAGCGGGCCATGCAGGCGTTGCAGCCGAAGGTCAAGGAGCTGCAGGAGAAGCACAAGGGTGACCGGGAGACGCTCCAGAAGGAAATGATGGAGCTGTACCGGAAGGAGAAGGCCAACCCGCTGATGGGTTGCCTTCCGATGTTCCTGCAGATCCCGGTCTTCCTCGGCCTGTTCCACATCCTGCGCCGGCTGAACCCGGAGCAGACCCGCAACGTCGATCTCTACGGCTGGACCGCGGACCAGTTCTACGAGGCCTCCCGGGCCAGTCTGTTCACCGCGCCGCTCGCCGGACGGTTCGGCTCGACGGCCGACGAGTTGGCGGCGATGGGTGCCAGCGGCACCACGGTCAAGGTGATCGCCGGGATCCTGGTGATCGTCATGATCGTGACCACCTACCTGACCAGCCGACAGATGATCCTCAAGACCGGCTGGGCGGAGGACCCGCAGCAGAAGATGATCCAGCGGCTGATGCTCTACGGCATCCCGGCCTCGCTGCTCATCTCCGGCGCGATCTTCCCGATCGGCGTCATCATCTACTGGGTGGTGAACAACATGGTCACGCTTGGCCAGCAGCAGTGGGTACTGCGCAAGTTCCCGCCGCCGCCGATGCCGGCCGGCAAGGGGAAGCCGGCCGCGAAATCGGCCCCGGCCGCGAAATCGTCCGGCCGGCCGGCGGCGAAGTCCGGTGCCGCGCAGTCACGCAAGCCCGGCACGACCGACGCCAAGCCCAAGTCGGCCGGTGTCTTCGCCCGACGCGGCAACGGTGCCGAGGCCGCCGCCCCGGAGCCGGCCCCGGTCCGCGAGGGTCTCAAGCCCAAGCCCGGTGCCAAGCCGGTCAACCCGAAGAAGCGGCGGCCGGCGAAGCGTCCGGGTTGA
- the yidD gene encoding membrane protein insertion efficiency factor YidD — MTASDDLPRPTTPGGRLLTGAIVAYRRWISPALPARCRFYPSCSAYAQEAIARRGALRGVLLAGWRLLRCHPFHPGGYDPVPMPGGRRADATGAPN, encoded by the coding sequence ATGACCGCCTCCGACGATCTACCTCGCCCCACGACACCGGGTGGCCGCCTGCTGACAGGTGCGATCGTCGCGTACCGTCGTTGGATAAGCCCGGCTCTGCCGGCCCGCTGTCGGTTCTACCCGTCGTGCAGTGCGTACGCCCAAGAGGCGATCGCCCGGCGCGGAGCACTTCGGGGGGTGCTGTTGGCGGGTTGGCGCCTGCTGCGCTGTCATCCCTTCCACCCCGGTGGATATGACCCGGTACCGATGCCGGGCGGCCGCCGTGCCGATGCGACTGGAGCCCCGAATTGA
- a CDS encoding ParA family protein produces the protein MHDNGSYEDPRLTGERHGVGDPTLVSRETAYHPGWPEGGTAPISGAPQPPTTASAPAPGTPTRAGVPLVADTPVGTAPPTPPRPEQPAPSPTSPAADEPYVSRETPNREEDDPPLAMEALRAVQILNPSGEVTMPRPDRTRVMCVANQKGGVGKTTTTVNLAVALALHGNRVMVVDLDPQGNASTGLNVPHHAGVPDVYDCLIDNVPLTEVAQPVEGIPDLWCVPATIDLAGAEIELVSVVARESRLSRAITAYPVELDYVFIDCPPSLGLLTVNALVAAQEVLIPIQCEYYALEGLNQLISNINLVRQHLNPTLDVSTILLTMYDRRTRLADAVEQDVRNHFGDKVLQSVIPRNVRVSEAPSYGQSVMTYDPGSRGATSYFEAAQEIAERGVARLSRNV, from the coding sequence GTGCATGACAACGGTAGTTACGAGGATCCGCGGTTGACCGGCGAGCGCCACGGTGTCGGCGACCCCACGTTGGTTTCACGTGAAACGGCGTACCACCCGGGTTGGCCGGAGGGAGGGACGGCGCCGATCAGTGGGGCACCCCAGCCACCAACGACGGCGTCGGCGCCCGCGCCGGGCACCCCGACCCGGGCCGGCGTGCCGCTCGTAGCGGACACGCCGGTCGGCACCGCACCCCCGACGCCTCCGAGGCCGGAGCAACCTGCGCCCAGTCCGACCTCCCCGGCCGCCGACGAGCCGTACGTTTCACGTGAAACACCGAATCGGGAAGAGGATGATCCCCCCTTGGCAATGGAGGCTTTGCGCGCCGTGCAGATTCTGAACCCCAGCGGCGAGGTGACCATGCCCCGGCCGGACCGGACCCGGGTGATGTGCGTGGCCAACCAGAAGGGAGGCGTCGGTAAGACGACCACCACGGTGAACCTCGCGGTAGCGCTGGCGCTGCATGGGAACCGGGTGATGGTCGTCGACCTCGACCCCCAGGGGAACGCCTCGACCGGACTCAACGTCCCCCACCACGCAGGTGTACCGGACGTCTACGACTGTCTGATCGACAACGTACCGCTGACCGAGGTGGCGCAGCCCGTCGAGGGGATACCCGACCTCTGGTGTGTTCCCGCGACGATCGATCTGGCCGGCGCCGAGATCGAGCTGGTCTCCGTGGTGGCCCGGGAGTCCCGGCTGTCCCGGGCCATCACGGCGTACCCGGTCGAGCTGGACTACGTGTTCATCGACTGCCCACCGTCGTTGGGTCTGCTGACGGTCAACGCGCTGGTCGCCGCGCAAGAGGTGCTGATCCCGATCCAGTGCGAGTACTACGCGCTGGAAGGGCTCAACCAGTTGATCAGCAACATCAACCTGGTCCGGCAGCATCTCAACCCGACCCTGGACGTCTCCACCATCCTGCTCACCATGTACGACCGCCGGACCCGGCTGGCCGACGCCGTCGAGCAGGACGTGCGGAACCACTTCGGGGACAAGGTGCTCCAGTCGGTCATCCCCCGCAACGTCCGGGTGTCGGAGGCACCGAGCTACGGCCAGTCGGTGATGACCTACGATCCCGGATCGCGGGGTGCGACAAGCTACTTCGAGGCGGCCCAGGAAATCGCCGAGCGCGGTGTCGCTCGGCTCAGTCGCAATGTCTGA
- the rpmH gene encoding 50S ribosomal protein L34, whose translation MSKRTFQPNNRRRAKTHGFRLRMRTRAGRAILSTRRAKGRARLSA comes from the coding sequence GTGAGCAAGCGCACCTTCCAGCCGAACAACCGCCGGCGTGCCAAGACCCACGGCTTCCGGCTGCGGATGCGTACGCGTGCCGGCCGTGCCATCCTCTCCACCCGCCGTGCCAAGGGCCGCGCCCGCCTGTCCGCCTGA